In Brachypodium distachyon strain Bd21 chromosome 2, Brachypodium_distachyon_v3.0, whole genome shotgun sequence, one genomic interval encodes:
- the LOC100822421 gene encoding uncharacterized protein LOC100822421 — protein sequence MASASPSWVILGTVPRVAAADADLPPGADLSLELPAPPRVALLTIPPRMFPGRITTDRFPSVVAADASGLLLLKADQGRATGPTIIDTPQRKEFSWRPFVEGYFVLDAKTVSAFPLPKPELIMHPGHLGHIASPGGAGRYVVAELQPFYGGPEATLMRFSSEVGEWVCTNVGFPLRSRMLSPNGVVSHSGRLWWVDLSWGLITCDPFVDEPVLSVVPLPEGKALKARERWGLLDKCRCVGVSDGKLRFVDMYRNSNSPCDGSEQISVWTLADPDSTEWTLEYEATFAEIWDDASFTATGLSRKIPVLALLHPTNCDVVYFFLDEHLLGVDVRARKVVECEMYELVAPPSKHVASRFVHAWQLPRALCSGSAKETLDGPNDGLQQLHLSVENEE from the exons ATGGCGTCCGCGTCGCCGTCGTGGGTGATCCTGGGCACGGTGCCTCGggtggcggccgccgacgccgacctccCGCCGGGCGCGGACCTCTCCCTCgagctgccggcgccgccgcgcgtggCGCTCCTCACCATCCCCCCGCGCATGTTCCCGGGCCGCATCACCACCGACCGCTTCCCgtccgtcgtcgccgccgacgcatCTGGCCTCCTCCTGCTCAAGGCCGACCAGGGCCGCGCCACGGGCCCCACCATCATCGACACGCCCCAGCGTAAGGAGTTCTCCTGGCGCCCCTTCGTGGAGGGCTACTTCGTCCTCGACGCCAAGACGGTCTCCGCCTTCCCGCTCCCCAAGCCCGAGCTCATCATGCACCCGGGCCACCTCGGCCACATCGCCTCTCCCGGCGGTGCAGGCCGTTACGTGGTCGCCGAGCTCCAGCCGTTCTACGGCGGACCAGAAGCCACCCTCATGCGCTTCTCGTCCGAAGTCGGAGAGTGGGTCTGCACGAACGTCGGCTTCCCGCTTCGCTCCCGGATGCTGTCACCAAACGGCGTGGTTTCGCACTCCGGGAGGCTCTGGTGGGTCGACCTCTCCTGGGGCCTCATCACCTGCGACCCCTTCGTGGACGAGCCGGTGCTGAGCGTCGTCCCGCTCCCGGAGGGCAAGGCGCTCAAGGCCAGAGAACGTTGGGGATTGCTCGACAAGTGCCGCTGCGTGGGTGTTAGCGACGGCAAGCTACGGTTCGTGGACATGTACAGGAACAGCAACAGCCCCTGCGACGGCTCTGAGCAGATCAGCGTGTGGACGCTCGCCGATCCGGATTCCACGGAGTGGACCCTGGAGTACGAGGCCACCTTTGCGGAGATCTGGGACGACGCAAGCTTCACGGCCACTGGACTGTCAAGGAAGATCCCGGTGCTGGCGCTCCTTCATCCCACCAACTGTGATGTCGTCTACTTCTTCCTGGACGAGCACCTGCTCGGTGTCGACGTGCGTGCTCGCAAGGTCGTGGAGTGCGAGATGTACGAGCTGGTTGCGCCGCCTAGCAAACACGTCGCTAGCCGCTTCGTTCATGCTTGGCAGCTGCCACGTGCTCTCTGCTCAG GTTCTGCAAAGGAGACTCTCGACGGCCCGAATGAcgggctgcagcagctgcatcTGTCAGTTGAAAATGAGGAATGA